The following coding sequences lie in one Numida meleagris isolate 19003 breed g44 Domestic line chromosome Z, NumMel1.0, whole genome shotgun sequence genomic window:
- the LOC110390088 gene encoding cytochrome c oxidase subunit 7C, mitochondrial codes for MLAATVRRFTTSALRRSHYEDGPGKNLPFSVDNRWRLLAVMCAFFGSGFAAPFFIVRHQLLKK; via the exons ATGCTGGCTGCTACTGTCCGTAGGTTCACCACCTCCGCCCTCCGTAGGAGCCACTACGAGGATGGTCCCGGGAAG AACCTTCCGTTTTCTGTGGACAACAGATGGCGGTTACTTGCAGTGATGTGTGCATTCTTTGGAAGTGGATTTGCTGCCCCATTCTTTATTGTCAGACATCAGCTTCTTAAGAAATGA